From Ancylobacter pratisalsi, one genomic window encodes:
- a CDS encoding ABC transporter permease, whose product MNDDVSPLLKVVVGLILLVVVTPLVVPLLMSISDTPYIVFPPQGFTLKWYGEVLANPEARGSFLFSLELAAIVTGVSLLLGVPCAAGLTRYKVPGQDAVLGLILSPLIVPLIVTGVALLQLFALLGSRATLLQLVIGHTVVCLPYVIRSVSASLLLVDRNLEDAAAVLGAPPHVVAARVVWPQVRPGIMAGGIFCFIVSFDDYPVSMWLADGNHFPVPLYLYTVIERSFDPSIAAIASLMILFALLLVLVIEKVFGLSLARLAS is encoded by the coding sequence ATGAACGACGATGTCAGCCCGCTGCTCAAGGTCGTGGTCGGCCTCATCCTTCTGGTGGTCGTGACGCCCCTCGTGGTGCCGCTGCTGATGTCGATTTCCGACACGCCCTACATCGTGTTCCCGCCCCAGGGGTTCACGCTGAAATGGTATGGCGAGGTGCTGGCCAATCCGGAGGCGCGCGGCAGCTTCCTGTTCTCGCTGGAGCTGGCAGCCATCGTCACGGGCGTGTCGCTGCTGCTCGGGGTGCCGTGCGCGGCGGGGCTCACGCGCTACAAGGTGCCGGGTCAGGACGCGGTTCTCGGCCTTATCCTGTCGCCGCTCATCGTGCCGCTCATCGTCACCGGCGTCGCGCTGCTCCAGCTCTTCGCCTTGCTCGGCTCACGGGCGACACTGCTGCAATTGGTGATCGGCCACACCGTGGTGTGCCTGCCCTATGTCATCCGCTCGGTGTCGGCGAGCCTTCTGCTGGTGGACCGCAATCTCGAGGATGCCGCCGCCGTGCTTGGCGCCCCACCTCATGTGGTGGCGGCCCGCGTGGTGTGGCCGCAGGTGCGTCCCGGCATCATGGCGGGCGGCATCTTCTGCTTCATCGTCTCCTTCGACGACTATCCCGTTTCGATGTGGCTTGCCGACGGCAACCACTTCCCGGTGCCGCTTTATCTCTACACCGTCATCGAGCGCTCGTTTGATCCTTCGATCGCGGCGATCGCGTCGCTGATGATCCTCTTCGCGCTCCTCCTCGTGCTCGTCATCGAAAAAGTCTTCGGGCTCAGCCTGGCGCGGCTTGCGAGCTGA
- a CDS encoding ABC transporter permease, whose translation MSRVESLDVPTRPPSSLDGGQDRARESLAGPLLGRIWQRLAGARCTGYLLVAPTVLFLAVWFVWPVLTMVYLSLTARVVDGVTVDGFTLENYIRLYSTDLYFRILLRTVRIALMTSFFAALFAYPLAIAIARGSASLARLVTITILAPLLVNVVVRSYGWQTILNKTGALAWLLKLLGFSDPPMLLYTEWAVLIACVHVYLPFMVMPIAGAISRIDRSLEEAARVAGATRLSVLLKIILPLSLPGLAVGVSLVFSLSAAAYVTPQILGGNFSPLLGTLIEQQILTLNDWPFGAAISTLLIALVLASNLIFLKLVSRRFARWTAGAR comes from the coding sequence ATGAGCCGCGTTGAGAGCCTCGACGTGCCCACCCGCCCACCGTCCAGTCTGGATGGCGGGCAGGACCGTGCGAGAGAGTCTCTGGCCGGGCCGTTGCTCGGCCGCATCTGGCAGCGGCTCGCCGGCGCCCGCTGCACCGGCTATCTGCTGGTTGCCCCCACCGTGTTGTTCCTGGCGGTCTGGTTCGTCTGGCCGGTGCTGACCATGGTCTATCTCAGCCTGACGGCGCGGGTCGTCGATGGGGTGACGGTCGATGGCTTCACGCTGGAGAACTACATCCGGCTCTACTCCACGGATCTGTATTTCCGCATCCTGCTGCGCACCGTGCGCATCGCCCTGATGACCAGCTTTTTCGCGGCGCTGTTCGCCTATCCGCTGGCGATCGCGATTGCGCGCGGCAGCGCCTCGCTGGCGAGGCTGGTCACCATCACCATTCTGGCGCCGCTGCTGGTGAACGTGGTGGTGCGCTCCTATGGCTGGCAGACCATCCTCAACAAGACCGGCGCGCTCGCCTGGCTGCTCAAGCTGCTCGGCTTCAGCGATCCGCCGATGCTGCTCTACACCGAATGGGCGGTGCTGATCGCCTGTGTGCACGTCTACCTGCCGTTCATGGTGATGCCCATCGCGGGCGCCATCAGCCGGATCGACCGCTCCCTGGAGGAGGCGGCGCGGGTGGCAGGGGCGACGCGGCTGTCGGTGCTGCTGAAGATCATTCTGCCGCTCAGCCTGCCGGGACTGGCGGTCGGCGTGTCGCTCGTCTTCTCGCTCAGCGCGGCGGCCTATGTCACGCCGCAGATTCTCGGCGGCAATTTCTCGCCGCTGCTCGGTACGCTGATCGAACAGCAGATTCTTACGCTGAACGACTGGCCCTTCGGCGCGGCGATCTCGACCCTACTGATCGCCCTGGTGCTGGCCTCCAACCTCATCTTCCTCAAGCTGGTCAGCCGGCGCTTCGCGCGCTGGACGGCCGGCGCCCGGTGA
- a CDS encoding LysR family transcriptional regulator — protein sequence MARAFLVPASLRYLDQVARSGSIQKAAKELNVAASAIDRQILLLEQELNVELFERLPRGMRPTSAGDALVTLARRWRMDERRVAADIKQLQGVDQGHVRLVAMDSHANGFLPHFIERLAAEQPRISLEVEIASPDDALSALLSGSADITAIFNLMPRRDVHVHWTTELPFGCVVAPQHPLAKGATVSLQEVVAHPIALQSKALMIRRYLDARYGWLFSDPQKALVTNSLQLVKQLARGGRYVAFTSELDAAPELAAGTLKFLPVRDKGAEPQSVSIAIDARKPISRIGRIVASVLTDEIQLALKNARTSALPDPLPVPEPPEA from the coding sequence ATGGCCCGCGCCTTTCTGGTTCCCGCGTCGCTGCGTTATCTCGACCAGGTCGCCCGCTCCGGATCAATCCAGAAGGCGGCGAAGGAGCTGAACGTCGCCGCCTCGGCGATCGATCGGCAGATCCTGCTGCTGGAACAGGAACTCAATGTCGAGCTGTTCGAGCGCCTGCCGCGCGGCATGCGGCCCACCTCCGCCGGCGATGCGCTGGTGACGCTCGCCCGGCGCTGGCGGATGGATGAACGGCGCGTGGCCGCCGACATCAAGCAGCTTCAGGGGGTCGACCAGGGCCATGTGCGGCTGGTGGCCATGGACAGCCACGCCAACGGCTTCCTGCCCCATTTCATCGAGCGCCTCGCCGCCGAGCAGCCGCGCATCTCGCTGGAGGTGGAAATCGCCAGCCCCGACGACGCGCTGAGCGCACTGCTGTCGGGAAGCGCGGACATCACCGCCATCTTCAATCTCATGCCCCGCCGCGACGTTCATGTGCACTGGACCACGGAGCTGCCTTTCGGCTGTGTCGTGGCCCCCCAGCACCCGCTGGCAAAGGGCGCGACGGTGAGCCTTCAGGAAGTGGTGGCCCACCCCATCGCGTTGCAGAGCAAGGCTCTGATGATCCGGCGCTATCTCGACGCCCGCTATGGCTGGCTGTTCTCGGACCCGCAAAAGGCGCTGGTCACCAACTCGCTCCAGCTCGTCAAGCAGCTGGCGCGCGGCGGGCGCTATGTCGCCTTCACCTCGGAACTGGATGCCGCGCCGGAGCTGGCCGCCGGCACGCTGAAGTTCCTGCCCGTGCGCGACAAGGGCGCCGAGCCGCAAAGCGTGTCGATCGCCATCGACGCCCGAAAGCCGATCTCGCGCATCGGCCGCATCGTCGCCAGCGTGCTCACCGATGAGATTCAGCTGGCCCTGAAGAACGCGCGCACGTCCGCGCTCCCGGACCCGTTGCCGGTCCCGGAGCCACCAGAGGCCTGA